TCGAACTCGGCGTACTCGCCGGGCGTGACGTAGCGCAGGTCGCCATAAACATTCATGGCCTCGTGGTTACCGATCAGCAAGTGCACGCGGCCGCCGTCATCGGCCGCCTGGCCCTGCAATTCGACCAGGTGATCGATAATTCGCCGCGTGTCGGGGCCCCGGTCCGGAATATCGCCGGTCTGGACCAGGTGGGTGGCGCCGCCTGTCCAGCGGTCCCGGCGGTCGACCAGTCCGGCCAGTTGCATGACCCGCATGTACTGGTCGTAGTCGCCGTGCAGGTCACCGATGGCGACGACACGCTCGACCCCTTCCCAGTGATAGTCACCCACCTTGCGTGCCTCGGCGAACGCCGCGGCAGACAACAGGCCGGCGAGCGCCGCGAAGGCCAGCATCGCCGTGACTGCGCCAAATGGTGATCGTTTCATGCCTGCCTCCGTGTTATTCGAAGATGCCCGGGTCCTGCTCTTCCTCGCTGCGCGAGCGCCGCATATAGGTCTTGGCCTCGTCGTAGCCGCCGTAGTTCACCGTCCACAGCACCAGGAAGACGTAATTGAAAATCAGGGTCATGATGGCGGCGATCATGAGCATGCCGATGCCGGCCGCCAGGCCGACACCCACGCTGAGGAAAATGAACACCGAGTCCGCCGTTGACTTCATCGTATTGCGGAACCGCACGCCGGCCACAACGCCGGTCAGGCTGAAGGCCAGCGCCAGGCTGTTGTGTACCATCAGCACGATGCCGGTGATCGCGATTGGCAGCACGATCATGGTCTCGAGCAGGGACTGGTCGAGCTTAGAGCGCCGCCGCACCGCCATGTAGACCCAGGACACCGGCAGCATGATGGCGATCGCCCCGAGGATGGCCACCGTCAGCCACAGCAGGCCACCGAACTCCGTG
The sequence above is drawn from the Marinihelvus fidelis genome and encodes:
- a CDS encoding DUF4956 domain-containing protein; amino-acid sequence: MRELRDINLFIRLTAYYAFWAVLLLVGYYFVPDLHDHLPLGVIENLISQEDDPTGFIGVQIHASNVNTEFGGLLWLTVAILGAIAIMLPVSWVYMAVRRRSKLDQSLLETMIVLPIAITGIVLMVHNSLALAFSLTGVVAGVRFRNTMKSTADSVFIFLSVGVGLAAGIGMLMIAAIMTLIFNYVFLVLWTVNYGGYDEAKTYMRRSRSEEEQDPGIFE